A part of Acropora palmata chromosome 8, jaAcrPala1.3, whole genome shotgun sequence genomic DNA contains:
- the LOC141889919 gene encoding trace amine-associated receptor 9-like, with translation MVWGGLPQCQNSTAPQTLSFTTAVLSSVLLLITAPGNLLVCVAIVKDPHKTLRTPFNIFLLNIAAADLIVGVVLLPLSITYHALEGMQIYQETLLKVLHLVFFVSCSASVLGIAALSLDRYVSVTSPLRYRSRLTITRVKSVSLLMWLISVACSFTYLYVDFIKFTFVFANSIVLFTLTFLLLVNYKISRNLKSQRKLLQSLSDSEIVKSRLAQRDKKVNKVFLLFLVAFVIFNLPSMIISFILNFASTYSCLTHHILRDFQFISILFPSSVNPFIYSLRLPNIRIAVKAIGHRILPNLFNPEAGALFLWSSPTVSEKVGIGKQRVSPFVEVRSMAKQTVKNRTLLAGGIAKHAVPFRIVNSPSTGTGEDDNGIQWISDRNERALKRGTSHFYRETTNV, from the coding sequence ATGGTGTGGGGTGGGTTACCTCAATGCCAGAATTCAACAGCTCCTCAAACACTATCATTCACCACAGCCGTGCTATCTTCTGTCTTATTGTTAATCACAGCACCAGGAAACCTTCTTGTTTGTGTCGCGATTGTCAAAGATCCTCACAAAACATTGAGAACGCCGTTCAATATATTCTTGTTGAACATTGCAGCTGCTGATCTTATCGTTGGCGTCGTACTACTTCCACTTTCCATAACCTACCACGCGCTGGAAGGAATGCAGATTTACCAAGAGACGTTGTTGAAAGTATTACATCtcgtcttttttgtttcttgctcAGCTTCTGTGCTTGGAATTGCCGCTCTCAGCTTGGATCGCTATGTTAGTGTCACTTCGCCGCTTAGATATCGCTCGAGGCTGACAATTACGCGAGTAAAAAGCGTATCTCTGTTAATGTGGCTAATTTCAGTTGCTTGTTCTTTCACGTATCTGTACGTCGATTTTATCAAATTCacctttgtttttgcaaattCTATCGTTCTTTTTACTTTAACGTTTTTGTTGCTTGTTAACTATAAAATTTCTCGCAACCTTAAATCTCAACGAAAACTGCTTCAATCTCTCTCGGACAGTGAAATCGTAAAATCCAGATTAGCACAACGTGATAAAAAAGTCAATAAggtatttcttctttttcttgtcgCTTTTGTGATCTTTAATTTGCCTTCAATGATTATTAGTTTCATTCTTAACTTTGCCTCAACATACAGCTGCCTCACACATCACATATTGAGGGATTTTCAGTTCATATCCATCTTATTTCCAAGTTCAGTGAACCCGTTTATATATTCACTAAGATTGCCAAACATCAGGATCGCAGTTAAGGCAATAGGACACAGAATATTACCGAATTTATTTAATCCAGAAGCTGGCGCATTATTTTTGTGGTCCTCACCCACAGTTTCAGAAAAGGTAGGGATTGGAAAGCAAAGAGTGTCACCCTTTGTCGAAGTTAGGTCTATGGCAAAACAAACTGTTAAGAACAGGACTCTACTAGCTGGTGGAATTGCGAAGCACGCAGTCCCCTTCAGAATCGTCAATTCACCTTCCACGGGCACAGGGGAAGATGATAACGGTATACAATGGATAAGCGACAGAAATGAACGTGCACTGAAACGGGGAACATCTCATTTTTACAGGGAAACAACAAATGTATGA
- the LOC141889156 gene encoding retinol dehydrogenase 13-like: MATSENVLKFAGPLSTVAVAAGGIFFLKKYFGGGVCTSEVKLDGKTVIVTGANTGIGKETAVDLAGRGARVILACRNVPKAQQVAEEILKKTGSSKVIVKELDLASLKSVRNFARDINETEDRLDILINNAGVMRCPYWKTEDGFEMQFGVNHLGHFLLTNLLLGLLQRSQPSRVINVSSLAHTRGKIRFDDLQSEQDYHPGQAYAQSKLANVLFTRELSKKLDDTDVIVTSLHPGVVKTELGRHLPLAYSVLSRIVFGPLVWLIFKTPWQGAQTTIHCAVSEDVESGLYYSDCKPKEVAEQGRDDAVAKKLWEVSADLVGLENTI, encoded by the coding sequence ATGGCGACCTCAGAGAACGTCTTGAAATTTGCTGGCCCTCTGTCCACCGTAGCAGTTGCAGCTGGTGggattttctttcttaaaaagTATTTTGGTGGAGGTGTATGTACAAGTGAGGTGAAGCTCGACGGGAAAACTGTAATCGTGACTGGAGCAAACACGGGAATCGGGAAAGAAACTGCCGTCGATCTCGCCGGTAGAGGTGCTCGTGTAATCCTGGCATGTAGAAATGTGCCGAAAGCGCAGCAGGTTGCCGAAGAAATACTCAAGAAGACCGGGAGCAGTAAAGTGATTGTCAAGGAGCTGGATTTGGCTTCCTTGAAGTCAGTTCGAAATTTTGCCCGCGACATCAATGAGACCGAAGATCGATTGGACATCCTCATTAATAATGCAGGAGTTATGCGTTGCCCGTATTGGAAGACAGAAGATGGGTTTGAAATGCAATTTGGCGTCAACCATTTGGGGCATTTCCTCCTCACAAATCTTCTGTTAGGTCTACTGCAACGATCCCAACCAAGTCGCGTTATAAATGTTAGCTCTTTGGCCCATACCAGAGGAAAAATTCGCTTTGATGACTTACAAAGCGAACAAGATTATCACCCAGGGCAGGCTTACGCTCAGAGTAAACTCGCTAATGTGCTGTTTACTCGTGAGTTGAGTAAAAAACTGGATGATACAGATGTTATTGTTACTTCCCTTCATCCTGGTGTTGTGAAAACTGAATTAGGGCGTCACCTCCCTTTGGCATATTCAGTCTTGTCAAGAATCGTTTTTGGTCCACTTGTTTGGCTTATTTTCAAAACCCCTTGGCAAGGTGCCCAGACGACCATCCATTGTGCTGTGTCCGAGGACGTGGAGTCAGGGTTATACTACAGTGATTGCAAACCAAAGGAAGTTGCTGAGCAAGGCCGAGATGATGCCGTTGCCAAGAAGCTGTGGGAAGTCAGTGCAGATTTGGTGGGCTTGGAGAACACTATTTAA
- the LOC141890893 gene encoding uncharacterized protein LOC141890893, producing MTYKTAMIILPLLLAFVAFGKNTISAEEPPRCPATASQRSIYGMMLKGHVYKTAMAGMGLECVLMCRTDDRCQSFNFVISRHLCEFNDRTKQARPKDFVADPDRYYYTKDINRVPLGSVNDLAAESCKEIKASEPQATSGKFWFSTIKRGMVLQAYCDMETFDVDECNASSPVCDKNGICNNTIGSYNCTCKQGYAPADGKRCKDIDECQTSRPCHMNATCRNFDGSYSCSCKTSADFFGDGKKCVHLILPSAILNKVHGKYLEQLKTFLLPVLQNAPAIKFVRCWRAQIDGWGVSTFHSNCDGRGPTVTIIQVGSYIFGGYTDKSWYGSGYVYVSSSKSFIYSLHNVNGYYPMKLQIKSGQEGYAIYRHPSYGPTFGIGHGIRISNNAASNQFSYFTCGHSYHLPPGYSSVNSSCHASFAGSQYFTPTDIEVFYETTTSGLESRELGFVPDVAFLELASLIAVVEFAVAVIVAIHLSPYQMIAEEPPRCPATASQRSIYGMMLKGHVYKTAMAGIGLECVLMCRTDDRCQSFNFVISRHLCEFNDRTKEARPKDFVADPDRYYYTKDINRVPLGSVNDLAAESCKEIKASEPQATSGKFWFSTIKRGMVLQAYCDMETFDVDECNASSPVCDKNGICNNTIGSYNCTCKQGYAPADGKRCKDIDECQTSRPCHMNATCRNFDGSYSCSCKTSADFFGDGKKCVHLILPSAILNKVHGKYLEQLKTFLLPVLQNAPAIKFVRCWRAQIDGWGVSTFHSNCDGRGPTVTIIQVGSYIFGGYTDKSWYGSASVSSSKSFIYSLHNVNGYYPMKLQIKSGQEGHAIYRHPSYGPIFGGGHNILISNNAASNQGSRFTCGHSYHLPPGYSSVNSSCHASFAGSEYFTPTDIEVFYETTA from the exons ATGACCTACAAAACGGCCATGATAATTCTCCCTCTTCTCTTGGCATTTGTTGCCTTTGGTAAAAATACGATCAGCGCTGAAGAGCCTCCTCGATGTCCTGCCACGGCTTCTCAAAGGTCCATCTATGGAATGATGCTAAAGGGGCACGTCTATAAAACAGCAATGGCCGGTATGGGACTGGAATGCGTGTTAATGTGCCGCACGGATGATCGCTGCCAGAGTTTCAACTTCGTAATCTCCCGCCACTTATGCGAATTCAATGATCGCACAAAACAAGCCAGACCTAAGGATTTCGTAGCTGATCCAGACAGATATTATTACACAAAAGACATCAACAGAG TGCCACTTGGGTCAGTCAATGATCTGGCAGCCGAGTCTTGCAAAGAAATCAAGGCCAGTGAACCACAGGCGACCAGTGGCAAGTTCTGGTTTTCTACAATAAAACGTGGCATGGTATTGCAAGCGTACTGCGACATGGAAACATTTG ATGTTGATGAATGCAATGCTTCCTCCCCCGTCTGCGACAAGAACGGCATTTGTAACAACACCATCGGCTCTTACAACTGTACTTGCAAGCAAGGATACGCGCCTGCAGACGGCAAGAGGTGCAAAG ATATCGACGAGTGTCAGACTTCACGACCGTGTCATATGAATGCCACGTGTCGCAACTTTGATGGTTCTTACTCCTGTTCATGTAAGACTAGTGCTGATTTCTTTGGagatggaaaaaaatgtg TGCACCTGATTTTGCCAAGCGCTATTCTTAACAAAGTCCACGGCAAGTACCTCGAACAGCTGAAAACGTTCTTATTACCGGTACTTCAAAATGCACCCGCCATCAAGTTTGTGAGGTGTTGGCGCGCACAGATAGATGGCTGGGGGGTATCGACCTTCCACAGCAACTGCGATGGAAGGGGTCCCACTGTTACTATAATCCAAGTCGGCAGTTACATATTTGGCGGATACACTGACAAGTCTTGGTATG GTTCTGGTTATGTTTATGTTTCATCCAGTAAATCGTTTATCTACTCACTGCACAACGTCAATGGCTACTATCCAATGAAGCTTCAGATCAAGTCAGGACAAGAGGGATATGCTATATACAGACATCCTAGCTACGGGCCAACATTTGGCATCGGACACGGCATTCGCATATCAAACAATGCTGCAAGCAACCAATTTTCTTACTTTACTTGCGGTCACTCGTACCACCTTCCTCCAGGGTATTCATCCGTTAATTCTTCCTGCCATGCATCTTTTGCAGGAAGCCAATATTTCACTCCAACTGATATTGAAGTATTCTATGAGACAACA ACTTCTGGGCTAGAGTCAAGAGAACTTGGATTTGTTCCTGATGTCGCTTTTCTTGAGCTTGCATCATTAATTGCTGTTGTTGAATTTGCTGTTGCAGTAATTGTAGCAATTCATCTGTCGCCATATCAAATGAT CGCTGAAGAGCCTCCTCGATGTCCTGCCACGGCTTCTCAAAGGTCTATCTATGGAATGATGCTAAAGGGGCACGTCTATAAAACAGCAATGGCCGGTATCGGACTGGAATGCGTGTTAATGTGCCGCACGGATGATCGCTGCCAGAGTTTCAACTTCGTAATCTCCCGCCACTTATGCGAATTCAATGATCGCACAAAGGAAGCCAGACCTAAGGATTTCGTAGCTGATCCAGACAGATATTATTACACCAAAGACATCAATAGAG TGCCACTTGGGTCAGTCAATGATCTGGCAGCCGAGTCTTGCAAAGAAATCAAGGCCAGTGAACCACAGGCCACCAGTGGCAAGTTCTGGTTTTCTACAATAAAACGTGGCATGGTATTGCAAGCGTACTGCGACATGGAAACATTTG ATGTTGATGAATGCAATGCTTCCTCCCCCGTCTGCGACAAGAACGGCATTTGTAACAACACCATCGGCTCTTACAACTGTACTTGCAAGCAAGGATACGCGCCTGCAGACGGCAAGAGGTGCAAAG ATATCGACGAGTGTCAGACTTCACGACCGTGTCATATGAATGCCACGTGTCGCAACTTTGATGGTTCTTACTCCTGTTCATGTAAGACTAGTGCTGATTTCTTTGGagatggaaaaaaatgtg TGCACCTGATTTTGCCAAGCGCTATTCTTAACAAAGTCCACGGCAAGTACCTCGAACAGCTGAAAACGTTCTTATTACCGGTACTTCAAAATGCACCCGCCATCAAGTTTGTGAGGTGTTGGCGCGCACAGATAGATGGCTGGGGGGTATCGACCTTCCACAGCAACTGCGATGGAAGGGGTCCCACTGTTACTATAATCCAAGTCGGCAGTTACATATTTGGCGGATACACTGACAAGTCTTGGTATG GTTCTGCTTCTGTTTCATCCAGTAAATCGTTTATCTACTCTCTGCACAACGTCAATGGCTACTATCCAATGAAGCTTCAGATCAAGTCAGGACAAGAGGGACATGCTATATACAGACATCCTAGCTACGGGCCAATATTTGGCGGCGGACACAACATTCTCATATCAAACAATGCTGCAAGCAACCAAGGTTCTCGCTTTACTTGCGGTCACTCGTACCACCTTCCTCCAGGGTATTCATCCGTTAATTCTTCCTGCCATGCATCTTTTGCAGGAAGCGAATATTTCACTCCAACTGATATTGAAGTATTCTATGAGACAACAGCTTAG
- the LOC141889158 gene encoding phosphomevalonate kinase-like: MADYDEHLQRPKVVFVFSGKRKSGKDFVAKKLEESLGCDKCVTIRLSGPLKHEYARQNGLDFHRLLDSSTYKERFRQDMIRWGEEKRIVDPSFFCQLAIKMMISESCNKNYRVWIISDARRKTDVQFFKENYHKVVNVRITASERTRESRGWIFTSGVDDAESECGLDEEEFDVVIQNDGDEERLNYHVMCLQNYVCPP, encoded by the coding sequence atggcggactaTGACGAGCATTTACAGCGCCCCAAAGTTGTGTTCGTTTTTAGCGGGAAACGTAAATCAGGAAAAGATTTTGTGGCTAAAAAATTGGAGGAGAGCCTTGGCTGTGACAAATGCGTCACTATCAGGCTTTCTGGTCCTCTGAAACATGAGTATGCCAGGCAGAACGGACTTGATTTTCACCGCTTGTTAGACTCTTCGACGTACAAGGAACGATTCCGTCAAGATATGATCAGATGGGGCGAAGAAAAACGAATTGTTGATCCATCCTTTTTTTGCCAATTAGCAATAAAAATGATGATCTCTGAATCCTGTAATAAAAATTACCGAGTGTGGATAATATCTGACGCAAGACGAAAAACTGatgttcagtttttcaaagaaaactatCACAAAGTTGTAAATGTGCGGATAACTGCTTCGGAGAGGACAAGGGAGTCAAGAGGCTGGATTTTCACTTCTGGTGTAGATGATGCAGAATCTGAGTGCGGCCTTGACGAGGAAGAATTTGATGTTGTCATTCAAAATGATGGTGACGAAGAGCGGTTGAATTACCATGTTATGTGTTTGCAAAATTATGTTTGTCCACCCTGA